The Fusarium fujikuroi IMI 58289 draft genome, chromosome FFUJ_chr05 DNA segment CCGAAACATCAGCACAACATATCTACAATGCAAATATCACTTTTTAGTATACAATAGATGCCAGAGAATGAGCGAGGATAGTTTATTTCAAAAGCGCACGCATGTTGGAAGCATCATCGCGGAGTAACAGACGAGCATATCTATATGTATAGTATACGGATCACCGTCACGAatagcctcaacaccacggaGACACCATGATAAATAGATAGTTACGAAATCAAGAGATGCATCAAGGTACCTAGTCAAAGCTTCGGAGTCACGGGCGGGGTTGGGAGGCCCAAAGGACCGATCATCGGTCTCAACTTGGGAGTTCAATATCGTGATATCACGAGACCCCATGAGACCAAGCACACAACTCACACACATATTAATTCAGTAAAGGAGAACGAAATTATATATGCAGGAATGGCCTCGTGAAtcaaggagaggagagaagccGTTGCCGGGGCAGCAAGAGGTTAAGACGCGTTGGTCGTTGAGATTTAGGGACTGAGCCGCATATATATCAGACGCAATAGGGGGCTGGATGAGTTTACTAGGGGAAATACACTGTTGATATGTCTCTATTACACGTGGGTCCCATCTGCTGAGTCTCTGTAAACCAATAAGTTCGCCTACTACGTCCCTGCAACTTAGGCCCCTGAGGCTAGCTTCTCCTCTACCTTGGCCTACAACCCACCCGTCTGCTCCTGCCATTATTCCTACCTGCACTCCGCCTATTCTCAACTTGCCCTGAGGCAGCCCCACTCACGCATCTCCCTCCTACCCAAGCCGCTCCCAGCTTTCCTTCCCCCCCTCCCtctcttcctttcttcttcacccaCCTCAACATCATTCCGACTTCACTATCCAACTTGGATGTGGAACAGGATCTTTGGGTTTTGATCTCGGTcgcatttcttcttttctttcagcttcttgagaagcacGCATACAAGTCAAACTTCAGATTTCATCTACTCATCATTTTGTTGTGACATCTTGTCCTCCATCGACAACATGTCTTCTCGTGCGGACCATCGTGTCTACGCAAACATGTCTTCTCCTGCTGAGGGAGCTGCTGACTCGATCCAGGGTACCCCCAACACCCAGATCACCGTCTTCTCTCCTGCCGAGAGCTCCCAGGGCACTTCTGTCCAGGGCAACAACTATCTTGGTCAAAGCCAGGCCCCGGAAGACCCGTTCGTTGATAGCAGTGTTTCCCATGGGAGTACTCTGTCTGCTACGGCTTCTTCCTTCGAGCCCCTTGGTCAGAGGTTCAGAGGCAAGAACGCACTCGTATTCTACCCAGAGGGTAGTCCCACTGTCGCTGGAGCTCTAAGCCACGATATGGACATCTCACACCGCATCGAGGTCTGTGACACTCCTGCGCCTTCCATCGTCGAACTCGGCAATTACATCACTGTAAGTACCATTTGTGATCTAGTGAAACGCAAAATGTCCTGACGAGTTTATAGGAGCTTACCCAAAAGGGAGTCAGGTTCCACGGCGGACGCAACCTGGAGACTGACGGAGGACATGTGTACGTCGTCTTCGAAGACCTCCGTGATGCCGCCTGGGCCTTCTACGCCATTCGCAAGGCCCCCAAAGGCTGGTTCACGGCGTACGTGAAGATACGACCTGAGCGCGTAAGTTTCTTTCCTCATCTCacctcttcattcttttgCTAACTACATTGTACAGCtggaccttggccttgtacGATTCTCCGAGCTTAGACAGCTCAGCATCGAGGTCAACGTTCTTAACTTTTCCATCATCGATCCagctcatgttgatgagatcgcCCAGCGAGCCCTGAATGTCTACGGCCAGCTCTTTGCGCTGCTCAGACACTTGAGTTACCCCAACGGAGCCTTCCGCGGTGTCGCCCAGTTCTGCAAAGCTGCCGACGCCTTCGTCGCTTTCAAGGCCTTCGGTAACGGCATTACCACCGGCGTAAGTCTTTTCTCATCAATTTCTCTTCCCATTTTCTAgtatctcttcctcttgatctcttctcaTACATCTCCCCCCTCCTCTCCCAACAAGCTCCGTCTTcagatccttcttctcaagttgTATTCTCTAACCTGGTCAGGGCGTCGTCATTACCCTGTCTAAACCAGAGGACGTTGGCAATGCAGCCTCTGTCGACAACCAACTCGCTGGTGCCTTCGGGAATATGGCCATCCAGCAAGGTACCCGCGGTGTCGACCGAGGTCGTCACCAAAGCTTCTTCGCGCTCAACGCTCCACAGGGAAACCCATTTGCGGCAGCTGGCGCTGCCAGCATTCCATTTCCCCCGACCCTTCAGCAACATCCTTTTACTGGGCAGCAGTTTGGGCCCCCCGGCGCGTCCAACACCCTGGCGCTTACGAACCCAAACGGCTTCGGGAGGTTCGACCCGCGTCGAGGTGCGGGCCGGTATGGTCGTGGCTCTCGTGGGCTGAACAACATTGTTGACCTCAACGAGCTCATCGCCGGACGTGACGTGCGAACCACCGTAAGTCCTACCGCCCTCTCTTGCATCACCATCAGCCCTGACATCTCGATAGATAATGCTTCGCAACATTCCGAACAAGGTGGACCAGCCTCTTTTGAAGAAGATCGTGGATGTTTCCTCTTTTGGTCGGTACGACTTTATGTACCTGCGAATTGACTTTGCCAACGATTGCAAGTAAGTACAACCCCAGTGATACCTGACTCCAATACTGACCATTCCCCAGCGTCGGCTAcgccttcatcaacttcgTCAAAGCGGAGTACATCATCGACGTTAGTTACCGCTGAGAATATTCCCATCTTGTTGATATTCTAACTTGAGGGTAGTTCTTCCAGGCACGAGCTAACAAACGCTGGAACTGCTTCCGCTCGGACAAGGTCGCTGAGATCTCCTATGCGAGTAAGCTTTCCTTTCTCTCCTATTGTGCCGCAGTCACTGACATACAGCAGCTATCCAGGGAAAGGACTGCCTTGTGCAGAAGTTTCGCAACTCGTCCGTGATGCTTGAGGCAGAGCACTATCGTCCGAAGGTCAGTGGCCGATGGCTTACTATTCACCTTCACCAACTAATAGATAAAGCTGTTCTACACTATTCACAGTGATGATCCCAACCTCGTGGGTCGAGAGGAACCGTTCCCTGGCCCGGACAATCAGTCCAAAATGAAGCGCTCGGTTGAGAACGCTGAACACGTTGGTAAGCAGTTCTTCATGATCAACCGCAATGACAAGTCACTGACATACTATAGGACTCTTCACGCCTACAGCTGGGCAATACTTCCGTGACGAGCAGCGTCGTCGTCACTCGCAGTACGATCGCGGCACTCGCTTGGCTGAACTGGAGGAAATCTCCTATGGGTCAGGTGTCATCCCCTACCACGGTCGTGGCCGCTACTAAGTGAGCGCCGGACATCACCCGGAGACTATCTTGATTTTT contains these protein-coding regions:
- a CDS encoding related to mei2 protein, translated to MSSRADHRVYANMSSPAEGAADSIQGTPNTQITVFSPAESSQGTSVQGNNYLGQSQAPEDPFVDSSVSHGSTLSATASSFEPLGQRFRGKNALVFYPEGSPTVAGALSHDMDISHRIEVCDTPAPSIVELGNYITELTQKGVRFHGGRNLETDGGHVYVVFEDLRDAAWAFYAIRKAPKGWFTAYVKIRPERLDLGLVRFSELRQLSIEVNVLNFSIIDPAHVDEIAQRALNVYGQLFALLRHLSYPNGAFRGVAQFCKAADAFVAFKAFGNGITTGGVVITLSKPEDVGNAASVDNQLAGAFGNMAIQQGTRGVDRGRHQSFFALNAPQGNPFAAAGAASIPFPPTLQQHPFTGQQFGPPGASNTLALTNPNGFGRFDPRRGAGRYGRGSRGLNNIVDLNELIAGRDVRTTIMLRNIPNKVDQPLLKKIVDVSSFGRYDFMYLRIDFANDCNVGYAFINFVKAEYIIDFFQARANKRWNCFRSDKVAEISYATIQGKDCLVQKFRNSSVMLEAEHYRPKLFYTIHSDDPNLVGREEPFPGPDNQSKMKRSVENAEHVGLFTPTAGQYFRDEQRRRHSQYDRGTRLAELEEISYGSGVIPYHGRGRY